In Labilibaculum sp. DW002, one DNA window encodes the following:
- a CDS encoding putative LPS assembly protein LptD, with translation MKLQQKLFILFIGAIIPLNIYAFIDTANDRDYSQPVTNWSNEDISHLFSQKLTENDTILETVSDTLVTDSAKIEEKPFIETAIEYNADDSVIFSLIGQKVFLTNNAFVKYGETELKAYYIELDLANKEAFAYGIQDSTGQFIHTPEFKDGAEEFTCKELKYNFKTGKAWVNEVITEQESGYVHSEITKRMDENTFFLKNGKYTTCDHEHPHFYVRMTKAKMIKDDKIVSGPLHMVLEDVPLPIGLPFGFFPFSNSYSSGILLPSYGEEKRRGFNLRGGGYYWAINDYVDMAIKGDIFANGSWGGYLESKYKKRYRYSGGIQTEYHFNKYGDKGLDDYSEVTDFAVRWTHTQDAKANPYRTFSASVNFSTSQNDRNNSQSIDKIVNNQKQSSISYSKKWPGSPFSLNGSLRHSQNSRDTTIALTLPSMSLNMTQIYPFRKKGKSSDLKWYDNIGVSYSSKMENRVNIKEKELMSSSLTKDWKNGYQHTIPVTTNFKLAKDLTLSPTLNYQGVAYTKSISKSWDDTMNEGEGGVLTDTIQGFNYAHNYSTSASLSLSPKIYGMYEFKESSKIKAIRHVMTPSVSVSYTPEIGVSRSKYYKTYRNESTDKDIEYSIFDGSLYGTPTGAMEAGSISLGLDNNVEAKMRIANDSTGTEEFKKVKIIESLKFSTSYNMFADSLNWSNIRMSGRTKIFNKKLGINIGSTIDPYKLNARDIKIDEFGPRLTNASIDVDFGLSANDFKSKSKGKDEEEEKEWRDSRYVNFDIPWSFSIDYGWTYSKPKRTSTVNQNMGVTGNFSLTPKWKFSFSSGYDFSESEVTATQFTITRDLHCWQMSFNAIPFGTYQSYNFRINVESSILQDLKYEKKEAWQDASF, from the coding sequence TTGAAATTACAACAAAAGCTTTTTATACTTTTCATTGGAGCCATAATTCCATTGAACATCTACGCTTTTATCGATACAGCGAATGATCGTGATTATAGTCAGCCAGTTACCAATTGGAGTAACGAGGATATTTCACATCTTTTTAGTCAGAAATTAACTGAAAATGATACGATACTGGAAACCGTTTCGGATACTTTGGTTACTGATTCTGCTAAAATTGAGGAAAAACCCTTTATTGAAACTGCTATTGAATACAATGCTGATGACAGTGTTATTTTTTCACTAATCGGACAAAAGGTATTTTTAACAAATAATGCTTTTGTAAAATATGGTGAGACAGAATTAAAAGCTTATTACATTGAACTGGATTTGGCTAATAAAGAGGCTTTTGCATATGGGATTCAAGATAGTACAGGACAGTTTATTCATACACCGGAATTTAAAGATGGTGCCGAGGAGTTTACCTGTAAGGAGCTGAAATATAACTTTAAGACAGGGAAGGCTTGGGTAAATGAAGTTATAACAGAACAGGAGAGTGGCTACGTTCATAGTGAAATAACGAAGAGGATGGATGAGAATACATTCTTTTTAAAGAATGGAAAATATACAACATGTGATCACGAGCATCCTCACTTTTATGTGCGAATGACAAAGGCTAAAATGATTAAAGATGATAAAATCGTTTCGGGGCCTTTGCACATGGTATTAGAAGATGTGCCGCTACCTATTGGTTTGCCTTTCGGATTTTTTCCTTTTAGTAATTCTTACTCATCAGGTATTTTATTGCCTAGTTATGGAGAAGAAAAACGACGAGGCTTTAACTTAAGAGGGGGTGGTTATTATTGGGCAATCAATGATTATGTTGATATGGCCATTAAGGGAGATATATTTGCAAATGGTTCATGGGGTGGTTATTTAGAATCCAAATACAAAAAGAGATATAGATATAGTGGTGGTATTCAAACTGAATATCATTTTAACAAATATGGTGATAAAGGCTTAGATGATTATTCTGAGGTAACGGATTTTGCAGTTCGTTGGACTCATACTCAGGATGCAAAAGCAAATCCATACAGAACTTTTTCTGCATCGGTAAATTTTTCTACTTCGCAGAACGATAGAAATAACTCACAGAGCATTGATAAGATTGTAAATAATCAGAAGCAGTCGAGTATTTCTTATAGTAAAAAATGGCCTGGAAGCCCTTTTAGTTTGAATGGATCATTACGTCATTCGCAGAATAGTCGTGATACGACCATTGCTTTAACTTTGCCAAGCATGTCTTTAAATATGACTCAGATTTACCCTTTTAGAAAAAAAGGTAAAAGTTCAGATTTAAAATGGTATGATAACATAGGAGTTAGCTATTCTTCTAAAATGGAGAACCGTGTGAATATTAAAGAAAAGGAATTAATGTCTTCCTCTCTTACAAAGGATTGGAAAAATGGTTATCAGCATACTATCCCGGTGACTACAAATTTTAAATTGGCTAAAGACCTTACGCTTTCACCCACTTTAAATTATCAGGGTGTTGCTTATACTAAATCGATAAGTAAAAGTTGGGATGATACAATGAATGAAGGTGAAGGTGGTGTATTAACTGATACAATTCAAGGATTTAATTATGCTCATAATTATTCCACATCTGCTTCCTTATCTTTAAGTCCAAAGATCTATGGTATGTATGAATTTAAGGAAAGCTCTAAGATAAAGGCAATTCGACATGTGATGACACCAAGTGTAAGTGTTAGTTATACGCCAGAAATAGGAGTTTCAAGAAGTAAATACTATAAGACTTATAGAAACGAAAGCACAGATAAAGATATTGAATATTCAATCTTTGATGGAAGTTTGTATGGAACACCAACTGGAGCCATGGAAGCGGGGAGTATTAGCTTAGGCCTTGATAATAATGTAGAAGCAAAGATGCGTATTGCAAATGATTCTACTGGTACAGAAGAGTTTAAAAAGGTGAAGATTATTGAGAGTTTGAAATTTTCCACTTCGTATAATATGTTTGCCGATTCGTTAAACTGGTCGAATATTAGAATGTCTGGCCGTACAAAGATCTTCAATAAAAAACTTGGTATTAACATAGGTTCAACCATTGATCCGTATAAATTAAACGCAAGGGATATAAAAATTGATGAATTTGGTCCTCGATTAACAAATGCATCTATTGATGTTGACTTTGGTCTTTCGGCTAACGATTTTAAATCGAAAAGCAAAGGTAAGGATGAAGAAGAGGAAAAGGAGTGGAGAGATTCTAGATATGTAAATTTTGATATTCCATGGTCATTTTCTATTGATTATGGGTGGACTTATTCTAAACCTAAAAGAACAAGTACGGTAAATCAGAATATGGGCGTAACGGGTAATTTTAGTTTAACACCAAAATGGAAGTTTAGTTTTTCTTCAGGTTATGATTTTTCAGAGAGTGAAGTAACAGCAACCCAGTTTACGATTACACGTGACTTGCACTGTTGGCAAATGTCTTTTAATGCGATCCCATTTGGAACCTATCAGTCATACAATTTCCGAATTAATGTGGAATCGTCAATTTTACAAGATTTGAAGTACGAGAAGAAAGAAGCTTGGCAAGATGCTAGTTTCTAG